One Podarcis raffonei isolate rPodRaf1 chromosome 18, rPodRaf1.pri, whole genome shotgun sequence genomic window carries:
- the LOC128405881 gene encoding zinc finger RNA-binding protein-like isoform X2, with amino-acid sequence MAASNYYGFAAGAPYSAQPAPAYCHPATAASYTVQQSPAIEHAVAPAYTPAIQAARSVASAAYGGYQPPSTQDYSYGTRQPEPTPQPTVTQNYQDGYSYGRSPTAGGYETKPYYQTVVTQPQHVATDSYYHSNSQSSYSQPAAVYSPSQPQRQVTPVKPVQTVTASSSYSTYPASTTCQQNISASSLQSYAPSSSSYNSSPASYSGSNYSNYEATAYAAASASYYQPPQPSLVQQPPPQPLPPTQQQQQQPKPLGGSLWSDGGSSNSSSSYSKKPQYPSKPLKPKGPPKQPQLHYCEICKISCAGPQTYREHLEGQKHKKKETALKTGSQAGGSGLRGVQTQLHCELCDVSCTGADAYVAHIRGAKHQKVLKLHTKLGKPIPSVEPMMLSVSVSPANGSASKPALHPPVSTTASVLAKQAGGTANSTPSPSKPLSAKKPLGQAKLLFPGAGKAQGTSAKQEGAEGVSPKAARPADESPLSSSGDGLRDLLDVQPVGHDYVEEVHNDKGKMVRFHCKLCECSFNDPNSKDMHLKGRRHRLQYKKKVNPDLPVEIKPSNRAQKLHEEKLKKQQLRSLGKRRREEEQRWHLEMRRYEEEMYWRRVEEEQLYWEEQQRRHLAADWPPPPLMGRPGVPVPPLLLTDSFCPFYLPQPTRRPDSSDDRHIMTKHSSIYPTEDELQAIQKVVSHSERALRLVSDWLTEQETEKEEGSKEKGKADDPPRLLKGVMRVGVLAKGLLLRGDRNVRLILLSAQKPTLALLQSITEQLPQQLEVTSDSYEVLSNSEEANIVIASCREPQMQVTVSLTSPLMREEAAADAETSPEPQLDSAETLNKDKCLESLAALRHAKWFQARANGLQSCVIIIRVLRDLCQRVPTWGALPDWAMELLVERALSSATGPLGPGEAMRRVLECLATGMLLADGPGLQDPCEKEPVDALQSMARQQREDVTASSQHALRMLAFRQIHKVLGMEPLPLLKNRPGPHNRKRRRDIEEESEGEEKKDKKEGEEGGA; translated from the exons GATGGCTACAGTTACGGCCGATCCCCAACAGCAGGCGGCTATGAGACCAAACCATATTACCAGACGGTGGTCACGCAGCCCCAACACGTGGCCACGGACTCGTACTACCACTCGA ACTCCCAGAGCAGCTACAGCCAGCCTGCGGCCGTGTACAGTCCAAGCCAGCCCCAGAGACAAGTGACCCCCGTTAAGCCCGTCCAGACGGTGACTGCTTCCTCATCCTATAGCACCTACCCAGCCTCCACGACATGCCAGCAGAACatctctgcctcctccctccagTCGTacgccccttcctcttcctcctacaACTCCTCTCCTGCATCCTACTCTG GGTCAAACTACTCCAACTATGAGGCCACTGCCTACGCGGCAGCCAGCGCTTCCTACTACCAGCCCCCCCAGCCGTCGCTCgtgcagcagccgccgccgcagcCCCTGCCTcccacgcagcagcagcagcagcagcccaagccCCTGGGGGGCTCACTGTGGAGCGACGGAGGCAGCAGCAACTCCTCCAGCAGCTACAGCAAGAAGCCCCAGTACCCCAGCAAGCCGCTCAAGCCCAAGGGGCCCCCCAAACAGCCTCAGCTCCACTACTGTGAGATCTGCAAGATCAGCTGCGCAGGCCCCCAG ACTTACCGGGAGCACCTAGAAGGACAAAAGCACAAAAAGAAGGAGACGGCACTGAAGACAGGGAGTCAGGCGGGGGGCAGCGGCCTACGGGGGGTCCAGACCCAGCTGCACTGCGAGCTCTGCGATGTTTCTTGCACCGGGGCAGATGCTTACGTGGCCCATATCCGAGGAGCCAAGCACCAGAAG GTCCTCAAGCTgcacaccaagttggggaagcccATCCCTTCCGTCGAGCCCATGATGCTCAGCGTCTCCGTGAGTCCTGCCAATGGCTCCGCCAGCAAGCCAGCTCTGCACCCCCCTGTCTCCACCACGGCCAGCGTCCTGGCAAAGCAGGCTGGGGGCACAGCCAACAGCACACCCAGCCCGAGCAAGCCGCTTTCTGCCAAGAAGCCCCTGGGGCAGGCAAAGCTCTTGTTTCCAG GAGCAGGCAAAGCTCAGGGGACAAGCGCAAAGCAGGAAGGGGCAGAAGGGGTGTCCCCGAAAGCCGCGAGGCCAGCAGACGAGTCCCCCCTCAGCAGCTCCGGAGACGGTCTGAGGGATCTGCTGGACGTGCAGCCTGTGGGTCACGATTATGTCGAAGAG GTCCACAATGACAAAGGCAAGATGGTTCGCTTCCACTGCAAACTTTGTGAGTGCAGCTTCAACGACCCCAACTCTAAAGACATGCACTTGAAGGGCCGCCGGCACAGGCTGCAGTACAAG AAGAAAGTCAATCCTGACTTGCCAGTCGAGATCAAGCCCAGCAACCGAGCTCAGAAGTTGCACGAGGAGAAGctgaagaagcagcagctgcGGTCCCTGGGGAAGAGGCGCCGAGAGGAAGAGCAGCGCTGGCACCTAGAGATGAG GCGCTATGAAGAAGAAATGTACTGGCGTCGGGTGGAGGAGGAGCAGCTGTATTGGGaggagcagcagcggcggcacCTGGCGGCAGACTGGCCCCCGCCACCCCTCATGGGCAGGCCTGGAGTGCCAGTCCCCCCTCTCTTG TTGACAGACTCCTTCTGTCCATTTTATCTCCCTCAGCCCACCCGGCGACCGGACTCTTCTGATGACCGCCACATCATGACAAAGCACTCCAGCATCTACCCAACAGAAGACGAGCTGCAGGCCATTCAGAAAGTCGTCTCTCACTCTGAGCGTGCCCTTAGGCTCGTCTCCGATTGGCTGACGGAGCAGGAAACAGAAAAAGAGGAAGGCAGTAAAGAGAAAGG GAAGGCAGACGACCCTCCCCGGCTTCTGAAAGGTGTAATGAGAGTTGGCGTCTTGGCAAAAGGGCTGCTTCTCCGCGGAGACAGGAATGTTCGCCTGATCCTGCTGTCGGCCCAGAAACCTACCCTGGCTCTTCTCCAGAGCATCACGGAGCAGCTGCCCCAGCAGCTGGAG GTGACGAGCGACAGTTACGAAGTGCTCTCCAACTCTGAGGAAGCCAATATTGTAATTGCATCATGCAGGGAACCCCAAATGCAGGTCACAGTTTCGTTGACGTCTCCCTTGATGAGAGAAGAGGCCGCTGCAGATGCAG AAACATCACCAGAACCTCAGCTCGACTCTGCAGAGACCTTGAACAAGGATAAGTGCCTGGAGTCCCTGGCCGCTCTTCGCCATGCAAAATGGTTCCAG GCCCGAGCCAACGGCCTGCAGTCGTGTGTGATCATCATCAGGGTTTTGCGGGACCTCTGCCAGCGTGTGCCAACATGGGGTGCTCTTCCAGATTGG GCGATGGAGCTGCTGGTGGAAAGAGCTCTGAGCAGCGCCACGGGCCCTTTGGGACCTGGGGAGGCCATGCGGAGGGTCCTAGAGTGCCTTGCCACCGGGATGCTCCTGGCAG ATGGCCCAGGGCTCCAAGACCCCTGTGAGAAAGAGCCAGTGGATGCCTTGCAGAGCATGGCCAGGCAGCAGCGAGAGGACGTCACGGCCAGCAGCCAG CATGCCTTGAGGATGCTGGCTTTCCGTCAGATCCACAAAGTCCTCGGCATGGAGCCCttacctctgctgaaaaaccggCCCGGCCCACACAACCGGAAGAGGCGGCGGGACATCGAGGAGGAGTCCGAGGGCGAGGAGAAGAAGGacaagaaggagggggaggagggcggGGCCTAA
- the LOC128405881 gene encoding zinc finger RNA-binding protein-like isoform X1, whose protein sequence is MAASNYYGFAAGAPYSAQPAPAYCHPATAASYTVQQSPAIEHAVAPAYTPAIQAARSVASAAYGGYQPPSTQDYSYGTRQPEPTPQPTVTQNYQDGYSYGRSPTAGGYETKPYYQTVVTQPQHVATDSYYHSNSQSSYSQPAAVYSPSQPQRQVTPVKPVQTVTASSSYSTYPASTTCQQNISASSLQSYAPSSSSYNSSPASYSGSNYSNYEATAYAAASASYYQPPQPSLVQQPPPQPLPPTQQQQQQPKPLGGSLWSDGGSSNSSSSYSKKPQYPSKPLKPKGPPKQPQLHYCEICKISCAGPQTYREHLEGQKHKKKETALKTGSQAGGSGLRGVQTQLHCELCDVSCTGADAYVAHIRGAKHQKVLKLHTKLGKPIPSVEPMMLSVSVSPANGSASKPALHPPVSTTASVLAKQAGGTANSTPSPSKPLSAKKPLGQAKLLFPGAGKAQGTSAKQEGAEGVSPKAARPADESPLSSSGDGLRDLLDVQPVGHDYVEEVHNDKGKMVRFHCKLCECSFNDPNSKDMHLKGRRHRLQYKKKVNPDLPVEIKPSNRAQKLHEEKLKKQQLRSLGKRRREEEQRWHLEMRRYEEEMYWRRVEEEQLYWEEQQRRHLAADWPPPPLMGRPGVPVPPLLLTDSFCPFYLPQPTRRPDSSDDRHIMTKHSSIYPTEDELQAIQKVVSHSERALRLVSDWLTEQETEKEEGSKEKGKADDPPRLLKGVMRVGVLAKGLLLRGDRNVRLILLSAQKPTLALLQSITEQLPQQLEKVTSDSYEVLSNSEEANIVIASCREPQMQVTVSLTSPLMREEAAADAETSPEPQLDSAETLNKDKCLESLAALRHAKWFQARANGLQSCVIIIRVLRDLCQRVPTWGALPDWAMELLVERALSSATGPLGPGEAMRRVLECLATGMLLADGPGLQDPCEKEPVDALQSMARQQREDVTASSQHALRMLAFRQIHKVLGMEPLPLLKNRPGPHNRKRRRDIEEESEGEEKKDKKEGEEGGA, encoded by the exons GATGGCTACAGTTACGGCCGATCCCCAACAGCAGGCGGCTATGAGACCAAACCATATTACCAGACGGTGGTCACGCAGCCCCAACACGTGGCCACGGACTCGTACTACCACTCGA ACTCCCAGAGCAGCTACAGCCAGCCTGCGGCCGTGTACAGTCCAAGCCAGCCCCAGAGACAAGTGACCCCCGTTAAGCCCGTCCAGACGGTGACTGCTTCCTCATCCTATAGCACCTACCCAGCCTCCACGACATGCCAGCAGAACatctctgcctcctccctccagTCGTacgccccttcctcttcctcctacaACTCCTCTCCTGCATCCTACTCTG GGTCAAACTACTCCAACTATGAGGCCACTGCCTACGCGGCAGCCAGCGCTTCCTACTACCAGCCCCCCCAGCCGTCGCTCgtgcagcagccgccgccgcagcCCCTGCCTcccacgcagcagcagcagcagcagcccaagccCCTGGGGGGCTCACTGTGGAGCGACGGAGGCAGCAGCAACTCCTCCAGCAGCTACAGCAAGAAGCCCCAGTACCCCAGCAAGCCGCTCAAGCCCAAGGGGCCCCCCAAACAGCCTCAGCTCCACTACTGTGAGATCTGCAAGATCAGCTGCGCAGGCCCCCAG ACTTACCGGGAGCACCTAGAAGGACAAAAGCACAAAAAGAAGGAGACGGCACTGAAGACAGGGAGTCAGGCGGGGGGCAGCGGCCTACGGGGGGTCCAGACCCAGCTGCACTGCGAGCTCTGCGATGTTTCTTGCACCGGGGCAGATGCTTACGTGGCCCATATCCGAGGAGCCAAGCACCAGAAG GTCCTCAAGCTgcacaccaagttggggaagcccATCCCTTCCGTCGAGCCCATGATGCTCAGCGTCTCCGTGAGTCCTGCCAATGGCTCCGCCAGCAAGCCAGCTCTGCACCCCCCTGTCTCCACCACGGCCAGCGTCCTGGCAAAGCAGGCTGGGGGCACAGCCAACAGCACACCCAGCCCGAGCAAGCCGCTTTCTGCCAAGAAGCCCCTGGGGCAGGCAAAGCTCTTGTTTCCAG GAGCAGGCAAAGCTCAGGGGACAAGCGCAAAGCAGGAAGGGGCAGAAGGGGTGTCCCCGAAAGCCGCGAGGCCAGCAGACGAGTCCCCCCTCAGCAGCTCCGGAGACGGTCTGAGGGATCTGCTGGACGTGCAGCCTGTGGGTCACGATTATGTCGAAGAG GTCCACAATGACAAAGGCAAGATGGTTCGCTTCCACTGCAAACTTTGTGAGTGCAGCTTCAACGACCCCAACTCTAAAGACATGCACTTGAAGGGCCGCCGGCACAGGCTGCAGTACAAG AAGAAAGTCAATCCTGACTTGCCAGTCGAGATCAAGCCCAGCAACCGAGCTCAGAAGTTGCACGAGGAGAAGctgaagaagcagcagctgcGGTCCCTGGGGAAGAGGCGCCGAGAGGAAGAGCAGCGCTGGCACCTAGAGATGAG GCGCTATGAAGAAGAAATGTACTGGCGTCGGGTGGAGGAGGAGCAGCTGTATTGGGaggagcagcagcggcggcacCTGGCGGCAGACTGGCCCCCGCCACCCCTCATGGGCAGGCCTGGAGTGCCAGTCCCCCCTCTCTTG TTGACAGACTCCTTCTGTCCATTTTATCTCCCTCAGCCCACCCGGCGACCGGACTCTTCTGATGACCGCCACATCATGACAAAGCACTCCAGCATCTACCCAACAGAAGACGAGCTGCAGGCCATTCAGAAAGTCGTCTCTCACTCTGAGCGTGCCCTTAGGCTCGTCTCCGATTGGCTGACGGAGCAGGAAACAGAAAAAGAGGAAGGCAGTAAAGAGAAAGG GAAGGCAGACGACCCTCCCCGGCTTCTGAAAGGTGTAATGAGAGTTGGCGTCTTGGCAAAAGGGCTGCTTCTCCGCGGAGACAGGAATGTTCGCCTGATCCTGCTGTCGGCCCAGAAACCTACCCTGGCTCTTCTCCAGAGCATCACGGAGCAGCTGCCCCAGCAGCTGGAG AAGGTGACGAGCGACAGTTACGAAGTGCTCTCCAACTCTGAGGAAGCCAATATTGTAATTGCATCATGCAGGGAACCCCAAATGCAGGTCACAGTTTCGTTGACGTCTCCCTTGATGAGAGAAGAGGCCGCTGCAGATGCAG AAACATCACCAGAACCTCAGCTCGACTCTGCAGAGACCTTGAACAAGGATAAGTGCCTGGAGTCCCTGGCCGCTCTTCGCCATGCAAAATGGTTCCAG GCCCGAGCCAACGGCCTGCAGTCGTGTGTGATCATCATCAGGGTTTTGCGGGACCTCTGCCAGCGTGTGCCAACATGGGGTGCTCTTCCAGATTGG GCGATGGAGCTGCTGGTGGAAAGAGCTCTGAGCAGCGCCACGGGCCCTTTGGGACCTGGGGAGGCCATGCGGAGGGTCCTAGAGTGCCTTGCCACCGGGATGCTCCTGGCAG ATGGCCCAGGGCTCCAAGACCCCTGTGAGAAAGAGCCAGTGGATGCCTTGCAGAGCATGGCCAGGCAGCAGCGAGAGGACGTCACGGCCAGCAGCCAG CATGCCTTGAGGATGCTGGCTTTCCGTCAGATCCACAAAGTCCTCGGCATGGAGCCCttacctctgctgaaaaaccggCCCGGCCCACACAACCGGAAGAGGCGGCGGGACATCGAGGAGGAGTCCGAGGGCGAGGAGAAGAAGGacaagaaggagggggaggagggcggGGCCTAA
- the LOC128405881 gene encoding zinc finger RNA-binding protein-like isoform X3 gives MAASNYYGFAAGAPYSAQPAPAYCHPATAASYTVQQSPAIEHAVAPAYTPAIQAARSVASAAYGGYQPPSTQDYSYGTRQPEPTPQPTVTQNYQDGYSYGRSPTAGGYETKPYYQTVVTQPQHVATDSYYHSNSQSSYSQPAAVYSPSQPQRQVTPVKPVQTVTASSSYSTYPASTTCQQNISASSLQSYAPSSSSYNSSPASYSGSNYSNYEATAYAAASASYYQPPQPSLVQQPPPQPLPPTQQQQQQPKPLGGSLWSDGGSSNSSSSYSKKPQYPSKPLKPKGPPKQPQLHYCEICKISCAGPQTYREHLEGQKHKKKETALKTGSQAGGSGLRGVQTQLHCELCDVSCTGADAYVAHIRGAKHQKVLKLHTKLGKPIPSVEPMMLSVSVSPANGSASKPALHPPVSTTASVLAKQAGGTANSTPSPSKPLSAKKPLGQAKLLFPGAGKAQGTSAKQEGAEGVSPKAARPADESPLSSSGDGLRDLLDVQPVGHDYVEEVHNDKGKMVRFHCKLCECSFNDPNSKDMHLKGRRHRLQYKKKVNPDLPVEIKPSNRAQKLHEEKLKKQQLRSLGKRRREEEQRWHLEMRRYEEEMYWRRVEEEQLYWEEQQRRHLAADWPPPPLMGRPGVPVPPLLPTRRPDSSDDRHIMTKHSSIYPTEDELQAIQKVVSHSERALRLVSDWLTEQETEKEEGSKEKGKADDPPRLLKGVMRVGVLAKGLLLRGDRNVRLILLSAQKPTLALLQSITEQLPQQLEKVTSDSYEVLSNSEEANIVIASCREPQMQVTVSLTSPLMREEAAADAETSPEPQLDSAETLNKDKCLESLAALRHAKWFQARANGLQSCVIIIRVLRDLCQRVPTWGALPDWAMELLVERALSSATGPLGPGEAMRRVLECLATGMLLADGPGLQDPCEKEPVDALQSMARQQREDVTASSQHALRMLAFRQIHKVLGMEPLPLLKNRPGPHNRKRRRDIEEESEGEEKKDKKEGEEGGA, from the exons GATGGCTACAGTTACGGCCGATCCCCAACAGCAGGCGGCTATGAGACCAAACCATATTACCAGACGGTGGTCACGCAGCCCCAACACGTGGCCACGGACTCGTACTACCACTCGA ACTCCCAGAGCAGCTACAGCCAGCCTGCGGCCGTGTACAGTCCAAGCCAGCCCCAGAGACAAGTGACCCCCGTTAAGCCCGTCCAGACGGTGACTGCTTCCTCATCCTATAGCACCTACCCAGCCTCCACGACATGCCAGCAGAACatctctgcctcctccctccagTCGTacgccccttcctcttcctcctacaACTCCTCTCCTGCATCCTACTCTG GGTCAAACTACTCCAACTATGAGGCCACTGCCTACGCGGCAGCCAGCGCTTCCTACTACCAGCCCCCCCAGCCGTCGCTCgtgcagcagccgccgccgcagcCCCTGCCTcccacgcagcagcagcagcagcagcccaagccCCTGGGGGGCTCACTGTGGAGCGACGGAGGCAGCAGCAACTCCTCCAGCAGCTACAGCAAGAAGCCCCAGTACCCCAGCAAGCCGCTCAAGCCCAAGGGGCCCCCCAAACAGCCTCAGCTCCACTACTGTGAGATCTGCAAGATCAGCTGCGCAGGCCCCCAG ACTTACCGGGAGCACCTAGAAGGACAAAAGCACAAAAAGAAGGAGACGGCACTGAAGACAGGGAGTCAGGCGGGGGGCAGCGGCCTACGGGGGGTCCAGACCCAGCTGCACTGCGAGCTCTGCGATGTTTCTTGCACCGGGGCAGATGCTTACGTGGCCCATATCCGAGGAGCCAAGCACCAGAAG GTCCTCAAGCTgcacaccaagttggggaagcccATCCCTTCCGTCGAGCCCATGATGCTCAGCGTCTCCGTGAGTCCTGCCAATGGCTCCGCCAGCAAGCCAGCTCTGCACCCCCCTGTCTCCACCACGGCCAGCGTCCTGGCAAAGCAGGCTGGGGGCACAGCCAACAGCACACCCAGCCCGAGCAAGCCGCTTTCTGCCAAGAAGCCCCTGGGGCAGGCAAAGCTCTTGTTTCCAG GAGCAGGCAAAGCTCAGGGGACAAGCGCAAAGCAGGAAGGGGCAGAAGGGGTGTCCCCGAAAGCCGCGAGGCCAGCAGACGAGTCCCCCCTCAGCAGCTCCGGAGACGGTCTGAGGGATCTGCTGGACGTGCAGCCTGTGGGTCACGATTATGTCGAAGAG GTCCACAATGACAAAGGCAAGATGGTTCGCTTCCACTGCAAACTTTGTGAGTGCAGCTTCAACGACCCCAACTCTAAAGACATGCACTTGAAGGGCCGCCGGCACAGGCTGCAGTACAAG AAGAAAGTCAATCCTGACTTGCCAGTCGAGATCAAGCCCAGCAACCGAGCTCAGAAGTTGCACGAGGAGAAGctgaagaagcagcagctgcGGTCCCTGGGGAAGAGGCGCCGAGAGGAAGAGCAGCGCTGGCACCTAGAGATGAG GCGCTATGAAGAAGAAATGTACTGGCGTCGGGTGGAGGAGGAGCAGCTGTATTGGGaggagcagcagcggcggcacCTGGCGGCAGACTGGCCCCCGCCACCCCTCATGGGCAGGCCTGGAGTGCCAGTCCCCCCTCTCTTG CCCACCCGGCGACCGGACTCTTCTGATGACCGCCACATCATGACAAAGCACTCCAGCATCTACCCAACAGAAGACGAGCTGCAGGCCATTCAGAAAGTCGTCTCTCACTCTGAGCGTGCCCTTAGGCTCGTCTCCGATTGGCTGACGGAGCAGGAAACAGAAAAAGAGGAAGGCAGTAAAGAGAAAGG GAAGGCAGACGACCCTCCCCGGCTTCTGAAAGGTGTAATGAGAGTTGGCGTCTTGGCAAAAGGGCTGCTTCTCCGCGGAGACAGGAATGTTCGCCTGATCCTGCTGTCGGCCCAGAAACCTACCCTGGCTCTTCTCCAGAGCATCACGGAGCAGCTGCCCCAGCAGCTGGAG AAGGTGACGAGCGACAGTTACGAAGTGCTCTCCAACTCTGAGGAAGCCAATATTGTAATTGCATCATGCAGGGAACCCCAAATGCAGGTCACAGTTTCGTTGACGTCTCCCTTGATGAGAGAAGAGGCCGCTGCAGATGCAG AAACATCACCAGAACCTCAGCTCGACTCTGCAGAGACCTTGAACAAGGATAAGTGCCTGGAGTCCCTGGCCGCTCTTCGCCATGCAAAATGGTTCCAG GCCCGAGCCAACGGCCTGCAGTCGTGTGTGATCATCATCAGGGTTTTGCGGGACCTCTGCCAGCGTGTGCCAACATGGGGTGCTCTTCCAGATTGG GCGATGGAGCTGCTGGTGGAAAGAGCTCTGAGCAGCGCCACGGGCCCTTTGGGACCTGGGGAGGCCATGCGGAGGGTCCTAGAGTGCCTTGCCACCGGGATGCTCCTGGCAG ATGGCCCAGGGCTCCAAGACCCCTGTGAGAAAGAGCCAGTGGATGCCTTGCAGAGCATGGCCAGGCAGCAGCGAGAGGACGTCACGGCCAGCAGCCAG CATGCCTTGAGGATGCTGGCTTTCCGTCAGATCCACAAAGTCCTCGGCATGGAGCCCttacctctgctgaaaaaccggCCCGGCCCACACAACCGGAAGAGGCGGCGGGACATCGAGGAGGAGTCCGAGGGCGAGGAGAAGAAGGacaagaaggagggggaggagggcggGGCCTAA